The following proteins come from a genomic window of Pleuronectes platessa chromosome 2, fPlePla1.1, whole genome shotgun sequence:
- the or90a1 gene encoding LOW QUALITY PROTEIN: odorant receptor 134-1 (The sequence of the model RefSeq protein was modified relative to this genomic sequence to represent the inferred CDS: inserted 3 bases in 2 codons; substituted 1 base at 1 genomic stop codon) → MNSSSYNFNVTSDRDSQETAVKKNVFLLALGLTINYIKCSLVHTFRKHQMFDLNPRYIFFIHLVLNDXQLTATISLFLFSYVFYKIQVTLCCLIVSLAIFTSLNTPLNLAAMAVECYISVCLPLXHVELCTIRRTHVLIGWIWAMNIVSALSDVFIVLAAQPLQLFHSTIFCERNNLLRRSVSVKQREVSYSIYLMXVWFTLLYAYFNIFLLAAKAAKGSKSGDGDAKKGSETILLHGFQLLLFMLTYSLRTLLN, encoded by the exons ATGAATTCCTCCTCGTACAACTTTAATGTGACGAGTGATCGAGACTCTCAGGAAACAGCTGTGAAGAAGAATGTGTTCCTACTGGCTCTTGGTCTGACCATCAACTACATCAAGTGCTCACTGGTTCACACCTTCAGGAAGCACCAG aTGTTTGACCTGAATCCTCGTTACATCTTCTTCATCCACCTGGTGTTGAACGA CCAGCTCACTGCAACAATCAGCCTGTTTCTCTTTAGTTACGTCTTCTACAAGATCCAAGTGACGCTCTGCTGCCTCATCGTCTCTCTGGCCATCTTCACCAGCCTCAACACGCCATTGAACTTAGCTGCCATGGCGGTGGAGTGCTACATCTCCGTCTGTCTTCCACTGTGACACGTGGAGCTCTGCACCATCAGAAGAACTCACGTTCTCATTGGTTGGATTTGGGCCATGAACATAGTTTCTGCTCTGTCAGATGTGTTTATCGTTCTGGCAGCACAGCCTCTACAGTTATTTCATTCTACTATTTTTTGTGAGAGGAACAACCTGCTCCGACGATCTGTCAGTGTAAAACAGAGGGAGGTTTCCTACAGTATCTACCTGA GTGTTTGGTTCACGCTCCTCTACGCCTACTTCAACATCTTCCTGCTGGCTGCTAAAGCTGCTAAAGGGAGTAAATCAGGGGATGGAGATGCaaagaagggaagtgaaaccaTCCTGCTTCATGGctttcagctgctgctgttcatgCTCACCTATTCATTGAGaacattattaaattaa